A section of the Harmonia axyridis chromosome 2, icHarAxyr1.1, whole genome shotgun sequence genome encodes:
- the LOC123672187 gene encoding uncharacterized protein LOC123672187 codes for MTWLLDLRSEEKRTEILTYGLHKNSFSNSLHLGFKEPDTEDNPHVRFRGGSSAPQNCSGPPLEKNWGAQSKLLQSKEFDLSAATSQLEKTKEFLKTLRSDSGFEKILDNAKDIAMNLGLIPFLELNEERIRRKPRHFDYEARDEVIVDANQKFKISFYFTILDRALFSIEERLNQINQINNNFGFLFDIHNLKLKSQKELLDACTKVELALSDGEEKDIDGLDLKHEIVMIADVMSSQSSSSPIQTLEYIYNNMLEEGFPNLCIVLRIILTLPMSVASAERSFSKLKLIKSYVRNSMT; via the exons ATGACCTGGTTGTTGGATCTACGCTCTGAAGAAAAAAGGACGGAAATCTTAACTTATGGACTTCATAAAAATTCCTTCTCCAACTCACTTCACCTTGGGTTCAAAGAACCAGATACCGAGGATAACCCTCat GTACGTTTCCGGGGTGGTAGTAGTGCGCCCCAAAACTGTTCAGGGCCCCCCCTGGAGAAAAATTGGGGCGCTCAAAG CAAGCTTCTTCAAAGCAAAGAATTTGATTTGTCCGCTGCAACTAGTCAGTTGGAAAAAACGAAAGAATTTCTTAAAACATTAAGAAGTGATTCCGGTTTCGAAAAAATCTTAGATAATGCAAAAGATATTGCCATGAATTTGGGATTAATTCCTTTCCTTGAATTGAATGAGGAACGCATAAGAAGAAAGCCTAGGCACTTTGATTATGAAGCTCGTGATGAAGTGATAGTAGATGcaaatcaaaaatttaaaattagtttttattttacaattttagATAGGGCATTATTTTCTATTGAAGAAAGattaaatcaaatcaatcaaataaataacaattttggatttCTCTTCGACATTCACAATCTAAAGTTAAAATCCCAGAAAGAACTTCTTGACGCTTGTACCAAAGTTGAACTTGCTCTGAGTGATGGGGAAGAAAAGGATATCGATGGATTAGATCTGAAGCATGAAATTGTGATGATAGCTGATGTGATGTCTTCACAATCTTCATCTTCGCCCATTCAAACTCTTGAGTACATTTACAACAATATGTTGGAGGAAGGATTTCCTAATCTTTGTATAGTCCTCAGAATTATTTTAACTTTACCTATGTCTGTAGCTAGTGCAGAGCGGAGtttttccaaattgaaattaattaaatcgTACGTTAGAAATAGTATGACGTAA